ctccctctcttTGTCGTACGTgtgagataaattatttttaaaccactaatcagccatatttttttaatttataatttgtgaGTGTTTTTCTTAGCTGTAagttctaaaatatataaacattttattttttcaaaattaagtttGTCAAAATAATTACATCAGAATTCATTACATCAATTTTAATGGTTTTCCAAACATGTTAACACTGGTCAACTGAAATAAAAGTTAACCTTAATAACTATAAACAATACAGTAAAACTATAAAAGGTATAAAAGAATATTCGGTAACAATATAATAAACacataattgtaaaataatgtTACAACAAGTTGTAACAAAGGAATTTGCTAATCCCTATCTTCCATTTTTTTACAAAGACCTTTATAATATTACAttttgagtgttttaaaacaattataccTATAGGTCACTAAAGTTTTATTCCCAATCAAATAATTGAATgcattaacaaaatttataaatgcaTGATCACATACACTTATTCTGTTTTTATAAAGAATATAAGGTGACAAACCACACCTTATCCAACAGTTTTATATTTCTAgccaaacatttttttaatctattatttgtCCAGTAATAGTATGATTAGGATATGACATCAAAATTTTGATGATTAATAgctataaaaacatgataaacaaaaacatgttttgATGGTGTCTTCTGCTCTGGATCTTCATcgaattaaattcaaataaaagccAATAATGAACAATAAGGACAAATGAAAGGCCAATCCAATCCAACATTTCCTATGTTGCAATGAATTTCTTTAACTAATAATCCGACAACATCGTAAATTACTCACTATCCACTGTTAAAACATGTCTGGTTTGAAAACAGTGAAAACTTAAAAAGGTGACAGTAAAATTGGATTTGAAAGCAAGGAAAGATGACCTGAAATTGGTTCTTATCTTAATCATCTTTCTCTTCATCCTCTTCCACAACCTTTTGCCCAAATCCTCTGGGTCCAGCTCTGGCTCTTCCCACcaccttctttttcttcttcttcccctttTTACTTGCTTCTTCCTTCTCAAActtctccttctctctcttctgcAGGAAATCCACCACTGCTAGATAAATCACCTGCAAATGCAACACAAACACAGTACAAGCTTTCAGAACATGACTACCTCACTTCAaacaaattaagattttttggtttttttttgcAGAATTTTACTTACCCCAATAGTGATGGCGGATAGGCCAAGGAAAGCCAAAAAGAAAAGCGCGGATACGACAGTGGCCACCCCTTGATCGGTGGTTGGGTACAACTTCTCCACAGCAGCCGCCGTGGTTTCCGCCGTAGAGATAACATCTTCGGCGGCGGCGgcaggaggaggaggaagaagaataaTGGGTCGGAGTGGGTTGTGAAAAAGGATGGATTTTTTGAATGGGGTTGTGATGGGGAAGTTTGATGAGAGAGATGGAAGAGTGGTTGTTCTGAGAGGGTGGTATGAGtgcagagaagaagaagaagaagaagaagaagaaagaaaggttGTAATGTGTGGGGAAGATGAGATTAAGGAAGATGCAAATCCTGTGGCCATTGCTGCAATTCTCACCACAGTCTCAGCCAATCACTTTTCTTTATCACACGTGGCACCGCTTTCTGATTATTGCTGGAAGGACTTCTCCAACGGGATTTTGAAGTTCTACTATCACTATAAGAGTCCTTTGTTATGGGCCCATTAACTCatggttcaaatttttttcttgttttttatgtCTGGGCTTTTAATTTCttcacctccaaaatttcttcgcGCAcctcttcaaatttttaaaataatatttgtccTTTAAAAAAGTGACTTTtggattatattttttagaaagttTCAGAAACAAGTTTTTGGAATTTTCAGAAGATAATTTAAAAGCAGAATAtttggattgaaatttttaaagaaTAGGAAACATGTGAAATATAttctgaaacaaaattttcgaaatgagATTTTCAGAAAAAATTCCAGAATTTGTATAATACCTTTTGGAAtgatttttccaaaataaagaagatctataaaaagtttcttttagaacatatgaaatatattgtagaaagaactttttaaaataatttttcctttttttttcccatttttctcttcttctcctGCAGTATTcttccattctttttctttctcagctGTAATGATTTAGTGGCAGCACAGTGGTTGTGTGCACAATGACAAAGAATGTTTaagttatttttccttttttttttggttcagTTAGCAATTGCGAGAGTGAAAGGAGCAATAGTATCTATAGCATGTTATACTCAAATATAGACCCAAACACATGAAAGCCCATTTACAAATGCAACAGacgtgtaaattttttttacattattcccAAAATAAAAggtattataattttgtttagtaAATTTGATATCTATTCAAGAATCAATCTTTGTgtataatataagaaataacATTCCCTACAATATTAAATGCCAGGGTAAAGCTATTAGGAAATACTTCAAATTGCAATTTATACGGGGTGATAATATACTCTCTCTTTTTTCAcgttgaatatttttttcccatataattctatattttattcattatatgACATGGCTTGtagattttttatatcaaatcaatCTAATAGTCTGACTTTGATTATTTACCTGctttgatatatttaattatttttatcagcCCTTACATTTCTTCAAGCAATTTTAAATAGAATGTGATATTTATTacttatagttaaaattaatattttcaaatatgaatTCAATTTTAACTCTTCAAAACAAAATGTATAATTAGAACACAATATTTACtctttatgtatatttattaataataaacacTAGTATGTGATACGATTAATTCATAAGGGGAATAGGcatatatatgtaaataaatgcattatattagatataaaaaaaagaagaaaatattgcATAAGattggatgaatattacaaaataatttgagttgttaattgtttatattaatttttttttcaatggaTGTTGTTCGCTGCCATGAATAAAAATCGGTTAAATAATGTGTAATTTAGTGGAATAAAATGGcatcatgaaaatattttaaaatttataatttttagacaccaaaataaaattcaccctaaaaaatattatggaTTTTCTAAATTTAGCGGGTAAATTAACAGAGACAGAGGTAATTAACAATGAagatttattcattttttttttttgtgtgtttggtGTTAAAGGAGTTAAAAGAAGTTTGGGACATTGAGTGATAAGAGAGAGATGTTGGTGTTTGAAGAGGTTGATGGAGAATCCTATGAATGAGTCGAAGCAATGAGAGAACAAAGCTTTGGAGATAAGATGCATGGAATAACAGCAACTCTCTCTCTCACTGCAAACACTTTTCTTTGTTGTTCCCACAACACTCACCTTTCTCTCAGATCTCTTCAACCAAATTGTTGCATACCCACTTCTAAACTTAGCTATTCAAGTCGTTTTCACCATTTACAGTGGAAGCAGCAGAGAAAAGAAAGATGGGGCAATAGAATGATGGTGGTGAGAGCAAGGCGTGGCGAGTCGCCGTACGAAGTTTTGGGTGTGTCTCCATCCGCAACTGTCGGCGAAATCAAAAGGGCGTATCGGAAACTTGCTCTTAAGTATCATCCTGATGTCAATAAAGAGGTGATTACTTTGTTTAAATCTAATCAGTGTTGTTGTTCTCTCAACATTCTGTGGATTTGAAAATTAGTTTTGATAATGTTAAGGAGATTTGACAATTGTTGGTTTGTTATTCTGATTGAGTTAAGTTATCGAAAGTTAGGTggaaaagtaaatattttccCCATATTTTATTATCTGTTGTGATAAAGAGACATAGACATTGCTTATAATTTGGGGAAGCTTTTGACAATTAGAGGTTTTTACCTTTATCAGGATGTTAAtcgatttgaatttttttctctaatgtTTAGTTTCCGGGGTGGGGGGATCCTATTTTGTAGCTGAATACTTCACTTTGGATAAATTTAGGTTCTGTGGTTTTTATTCTCATTGTCTCTGGTGGAAGTTTTTGCCAAATTGTCCCATCAATTTTGACTTGTTTATGTCGTGCAAAATTGAAGAATTAACCAAAAATGGATAGGTACAGTTCCGTTGCAACATGCCAGATTCTCTTTACCGTGTATTCTGTATTGATGGTCTTCACAGCTTTTGCAAGATTTCAAATGTGGCGAGCAAAATTTTGGTGTTTGATCAAGTCACTGTTGTTTTGCACTCTCAATTTTATAAACATGGCCACTAGGTTGATTATATATGGCTTGTTGTTCTTCTGTGAAGAGAAAATTCACATAATCCGTTTGGCTGTTACAAGGTTTAAGTAATTTGTGTCCATGACTCTATTGCCATCAGAAATTGCATGTTTTCTCAGAATTCTGTAAATGGACATTTTCTGGTCTAGATCCACCGTTAATATGTTTCATGATTGTTCACTATCCTTCTCAGGAAAGAACATTCATCCCCTTTACATGTATATTAGTTCTCAAAAGCTGAAAAATACGTGGATCTATGATGATTAATAAACCAAATGTCACATACcagatagtgacaaaaaatctATGATCCTCACTTATTGCACTTGTAATTGGTTCGCTGTCTTCCAATCTTTGTATTTTCACTCTTTTAGtttgttttactattttacttTAAGTTCCAGGCTAAAGTTATGATAGTGGCAGTGTCCCTGCCCcccaaaaaggaaaaatataaactggAAAAGAAAATGAACCATGATCTGGAGGAAGAAGTTGTGGTAAAAGTTTGTTGAATGCATTATGCTGAAAGCCCTTCAATAATGCAACTGTTCTATTTTGGATTGTATGTTAGTAATACTCGCATTGATTTGTGTATTAAGTAATAAATTCCCGGAAGATTGGAGTCTTTAGTGCTTACTTATGTATGTTAAAGTTTCTTTTCACAGGAAAAGGCACAGGAGAAATTTATGAGGATAAAACATGCATACAATACATTGCTAAATTCCAGTTCCCGCAAAAGATATGATTCTGGAAGTCAAGGTTATGATTTTTCTCAAGGAAGCCAAAGTAGGAGTGCACAACCTGAAGAAGAATTTTATGGACTAGGTAAAGATTGATAATCACATGAATCTTATTTGAGTATCTATCTACGAGACTTTACTTTTGAATACGTTCTTCATGCTTATTATTGCTGTTGCACATTGGCTTTGACACCATATCAAAGGATTATAGGTTTAGGATCAAGTAAGAGGGAAGAGGAAGAACAGCTGGAATCGAAGTACCAAACTGAAATATATTACTGATAGTATTTAATGTTTTGAATGATACATTAATTTAACAATCctgtttatattattaattagagTGATTAGTGATCACTAGTACTACCTGATCAAGAACTAACCATAAGACTAAGTGCCTAAACAAATCCAAAAAGAAGTTGTAAGTTAATCCAAAAATTCTTAGGTATTAAATCGAATATTAAGACTTTTAAACATATGTAGTACTTATGTTTATTATGTGCTTCTTGTCCTATCATTTTATCAAGCTAGTTACTTTTTGGTTTAATCTTCTTATAGTCCTACATATTAATGATGCAGGTAATTTTTTGAGGGATGTTCAAATAACAATAGGTAGATATATACTCTCTGGTAGACATCATGGATCATGTTGGCCCTAAGTTTAGCCTGTATTCATTACAAATTCTCCCGGGCATTGGTTGCCCCATATAAATCTACCAACAAGGGGAAAGGGATGTGTGTCTCTAGTATATTGCaacataattttgtaattcCCTTCTCTTTAGTGTTTGAGACCtgtctgattttgttttttgcaGAGGACTTCTTTAAGGATCTTCAAGAAGAATTCAGGAATTGGGAAGCAAACGCTGCTTCAGAAGGAAAACCAAAGAGTCTGTGGGAGGAATTGGCGGTGAGGCTCCCTGTTTAAATCTTCAtctgtttatttcttttaattataatgtaCATACTTTCTATATCACCTGATATAACATCGGTGAAAAAATCAATGTAATAGAGCCCAAGTAACCGATGTAGTATTCTAAATTTTCCCTTTCAGGAAATAGGAGAAGAATTTGTGGAGTTCCTTGAGAAAGAACTCAATATTACAGATCAGAATGATGATTACGAGACACCTCAGGGAGAAAATGCATCCAAATTTTCTGGGAGAGAGACGCCAAGCGGTAGTAGTAGTCCAGGTGAAGCTAGCAAAGGCAACAGAAGTGTTGAGGATAACCTTGAGGAAATAGAAGCCACTCTGGCTCAGTTGAAAAAAGAATTAGGCTTGTAGCATAAAAGGATTAGGTTCTTCCATTTTTGGTTTAAGGTGAATTGAGGTGAattattctctctctctctctctctctctctctctctctctctagtTTCATTTATTTGGGTGGTTAGAGGAATTACACTAAAAGCTAAATCATGGATGTATTGGGTTTGTAAAGGgattattcaattcataactaaAATATCTATACAAACTATTTGGATT
This region of Vigna unguiculata cultivar IT97K-499-35 chromosome 5, ASM411807v1, whole genome shotgun sequence genomic DNA includes:
- the LOC114183899 gene encoding uncharacterized protein LOC114183899 — protein: MATGFASSLISSSPHITTFLSSSSSSSSSLHSYHPLRTTTLPSLSSNFPITTPFKKSILFHNPLRPIILLPPPPAAAAEDVISTAETTAAAVEKLYPTTDQGVATVVSALFFLAFLGLSAITIGVIYLAVVDFLQKREKEKFEKEEASKKGKKKKKKVVGRARAGPRGFGQKVVEEDEEKDD
- the LOC114183622 gene encoding dnaJ homolog subfamily B member 8 isoform X2: MREQSFGDKMHGITATLSLTANTFLCCSHNTHLSLRSLQPNCCIPTSKLSYSSRFHHLQWKQQRKERWGNRMMVVRARRGESPYEVLGVSPSATVGEIKRAYRKLALKYHPDVNKEEKAQEKFMRIKHAYNTLLNSSSRKRYDSGSQGYDFSQGSQSRSAQPEEEFYGLEDFFKDLQEEFRNWEANAASEGKPKSLWEELAEIGEEFVEFLEKELNITDQNDDYETPQGENASKFSGRETPSGSSSPGEASKGNRSVEDNLEEIEATLAQLKKELGL
- the LOC114183622 gene encoding dnaJ homolog subfamily B member 8 isoform X1; the encoded protein is MREQSFGDKMHGITATLSLTANTFLCCSHNTHLSLRSLQPNCCIPTSKLSYSSRFHHLQWKQQRKERWGNRMMVVRARRGESPYEVLGVSPSATVGEIKRAYRKLALKYHPDVNKEEKAQEKFMRIKHAYNTLLNSSSRKRYDSGSQGYDFSQGSQSRSAQPEEEFYGLGNFLRDVQITIEDFFKDLQEEFRNWEANAASEGKPKSLWEELAEIGEEFVEFLEKELNITDQNDDYETPQGENASKFSGRETPSGSSSPGEASKGNRSVEDNLEEIEATLAQLKKELGL